One genomic segment of Ignavibacteriota bacterium includes these proteins:
- a CDS encoding ROK family protein, with product MQNTNQSTIKGQTLLRQRNVTVVVGKISSDGPITQREIVNSTGISFAKVNTITSILNKIGLTIENGKEESNGGRRSTLFDINPNYRYAVGIQLSHTRIQTIIGNLKGKILFEENFSYDKNVGKEAVTNLMLESIERTINKSNIPMNKFLGIGVAIAGLFNPNDGTALPFPHLVKWGNVSFKDIIAEKFNLPCYVNNVANAAALAELNYGLGKGINSFLYLNVGSGLGMGIIFDGKLYEGISGSAGEFGHISVDDHGPLCECGNLGCLEAIASTQAIVKQAQTLLQQGVASNILTIVNDDITKLDFDIICKAANESDKLAFNLIDKMGQNLGEGIVTIINLFNPARVIIGGKISCARNLVTNSIMNIVQKRALEIPRRHTDIVFSQMGGHSGTIGAIVPVIEKFFKEQINIWIDEN from the coding sequence ATGCAAAATACAAATCAAAGTACTATAAAAGGTCAAACCCTTTTACGCCAAAGAAATGTTACCGTTGTAGTTGGAAAAATTAGTTCAGATGGTCCAATTACTCAAAGAGAAATTGTTAATTCAACGGGAATAAGTTTTGCGAAAGTAAATACAATTACTTCAATATTGAATAAAATTGGATTAACTATTGAAAATGGCAAAGAAGAATCAAATGGTGGAAGAAGATCAACATTATTTGATATTAACCCAAACTATAGATATGCAGTTGGAATTCAATTATCACATACCAGAATTCAAACAATTATTGGAAACCTAAAGGGTAAAATTTTATTCGAAGAAAACTTTTCATATGATAAGAATGTTGGAAAAGAAGCCGTTACAAATTTAATGTTGGAATCGATTGAAAGAACAATAAATAAATCAAATATTCCAATGAATAAATTCTTGGGAATAGGAGTTGCAATTGCCGGTTTATTTAATCCGAATGATGGAACCGCATTACCTTTTCCGCACCTAGTAAAATGGGGAAACGTTTCGTTCAAAGATATTATTGCCGAAAAGTTTAATCTTCCTTGTTATGTAAATAACGTGGCAAATGCCGCTGCTCTAGCTGAATTAAATTATGGTTTAGGAAAAGGAATTAATAGCTTCTTGTATCTTAATGTTGGCTCCGGACTTGGTATGGGAATTATCTTTGATGGAAAATTATATGAAGGTATTTCAGGATCGGCGGGTGAGTTCGGTCATATATCGGTTGATGATCACGGTCCACTTTGTGAGTGCGGAAACTTAGGCTGTTTGGAAGCAATTGCAAGCACACAAGCAATAGTTAAACAAGCGCAAACTCTTTTGCAGCAAGGTGTAGCTTCAAATATACTAACTATTGTAAATGATGATATTACAAAACTCGATTTTGATATAATCTGTAAAGCCGCAAACGAAAGTGACAAGCTTGCATTTAATCTTATTGATAAAATGGGACAAAATCTTGGTGAGGGTATTGTAACAATAATAAATTTGTTTAATCCGGCAAGAGTAATTATTGGCGGGAAGATTAGTTGTGCACGAAATTTAGTTACAAATTCAATTATGAATATAGTACAGAAAAGAGCTTTGGAAATACCGCGAAGACATACTGATATTGTGTTTTCTCAAATGGGCGGGCATTCCGGCACTATTGGTGCAATAGTTCCGGTAATTGAAAAATTCTTTAAAGAACAAATAAATATATGGATTGATGAAAATTAA
- a CDS encoding Gfo/Idh/MocA family oxidoreductase, giving the protein MKKIKIATVGVGRFGIYHLHAFKQLEDFYDIELKAASDLDEAKRNLVKDQFGIQVYENFIEMIDKENLDAISIATQDHLHREIALYALSKGLHVFVEKPLDISSYGSFEMISLAANNQLLLQIDFHKRYDPFHIEIKQLIDQGKFGKFLYGYCYMEDKIVVPRDWFADWVNNTSPIWFLGSNFIDLISWMMNSKVVSVYAKGQKIKLKELGFDTYDSIQSMVSFDNDAVITFDSSWVLPEQFSSIVNQGFRLVGTEGIVEADSHNRGTTSCFTSESGIRNHNSGFMHSGKNVNGKTIYEGYGIKSIQHFAENLYFLKNGGSLDDLKGTYPSGADGHEVTKVTEAIHLSLEYGESINLKILK; this is encoded by the coding sequence ATGAAAAAGATAAAAATTGCAACAGTTGGGGTTGGTCGTTTTGGAATATATCATCTACATGCCTTTAAACAACTAGAAGATTTTTATGATATTGAATTGAAAGCAGCATCAGATTTGGACGAAGCTAAACGTAATTTAGTTAAAGATCAGTTTGGCATTCAGGTTTACGAAAACTTTATTGAAATGATTGATAAAGAAAATTTAGATGCAATTTCAATTGCTACGCAGGATCATCTTCATAGGGAAATAGCTCTGTATGCTTTATCAAAAGGGCTCCATGTATTTGTTGAAAAGCCGCTTGATATCTCAAGCTATGGTTCTTTTGAAATGATTTCGCTTGCAGCAAACAATCAGTTATTACTTCAAATTGATTTTCACAAAAGATATGATCCGTTTCATATTGAAATTAAACAGTTAATTGATCAAGGCAAGTTTGGTAAATTCCTTTATGGTTATTGTTATATGGAAGATAAAATTGTTGTTCCAAGAGATTGGTTTGCTGATTGGGTTAATAATACATCTCCTATATGGTTTTTAGGATCAAACTTTATTGATTTGATAAGTTGGATGATGAATAGTAAAGTTGTTAGTGTTTATGCAAAAGGTCAAAAAATAAAACTAAAAGAATTGGGATTTGATACATACGATTCGATACAAAGTATGGTAAGTTTTGATAATGATGCTGTTATAACTTTTGATAGTTCGTGGGTATTACCAGAACAATTTTCTTCAATTGTTAATCAAGGTTTTCGACTTGTGGGAACAGAAGGTATTGTTGAAGCTGATTCTCATAATAGAGGGACAACATCTTGTTTTACATCTGAATCCGGCATACGTAATCATAATTCCGGATTTATGCATTCAGGCAAAAATGTAAATGGAAAAACAATTTATGAAGGATATGGAATAAAAAGTATTCAGCATTTTGCAGAGAATTTATACTTTTTGAAAAATGGAGGATCACTTGACGATTTGAAAGGTACGTATCCTTCTGGAGCAGATGGTCATGAAGTTACAAAAGTTACCGAGGCAATTCATCTTAGCTTGGAGTATGGAGAAAGTATAAATTTGAAAATCTTGAAATAG
- a CDS encoding family 20 glycosylhydrolase → MLKRFLFYKSVYFFSILSVINLNAQEPLIIFHFDFNSVSLKKDYIQKWLKKASDMGYNAVLWEVEDEIKWETCPECVSPDAFSKDEFKEILAYSKSLGLEPIPLLQTIGHGEYVLQNEKYFPLREDLNRYDCYCTSNKDVKKFLMKWVDEYLELFGELKYFHLGGDEAYAFASCKICKSTANEIGENKLYADYLTEIAKPILDKGIRPGVWSDMLLSNPNEINVLPKEFIIWDWNYWDGDSALERVMVWGKGRFAKDEIDKTIIDNFPEIFDNNKNLRSFYTSDFLKRNGYDVVLCSTSRSHGDGFFAGRNNLHSENIIGAARKSSKENLLGTCVTNWAVRIPNFETQEQWFYLAPLTIKNPSFTYNELIKTTSIALFDFNGTELFDDFNKIGFSFPLANTNTTGIMWTGLKDSKPAPNNYINELIARWKANEQFSTNAEIIKSSVDIIAKGIYDFNLHIPKANSGFEILNNWSKAGYFNYWQSIIANEIINVESGKSSNKKEEFVKLLYSLKKEYINWASSWMTDKSADQNACLIYDSIIYYFLNQ, encoded by the coding sequence ATGCTTAAAAGATTTCTTTTCTATAAATCTGTTTATTTTTTTTCAATCCTATCAGTCATTAATCTTAATGCGCAAGAACCCCTAATTATTTTTCATTTCGATTTTAATTCAGTTTCTCTAAAAAAAGATTATATACAAAAGTGGCTTAAAAAAGCTTCTGATATGGGTTATAACGCTGTATTGTGGGAAGTTGAAGATGAAATAAAATGGGAAACTTGTCCGGAATGTGTTAGTCCGGATGCTTTTTCAAAAGATGAATTTAAAGAAATATTAGCTTACTCTAAAAGTTTAGGTTTAGAACCAATTCCACTATTACAAACTATCGGACATGGTGAATATGTTTTACAAAATGAAAAATATTTTCCGTTAAGAGAAGATTTAAATCGTTATGATTGTTATTGCACAAGCAATAAAGATGTAAAAAAATTCCTAATGAAATGGGTAGATGAATATTTAGAATTATTTGGCGAACTAAAATATTTTCATCTTGGCGGCGATGAAGCTTACGCATTTGCATCTTGCAAAATTTGCAAAAGCACTGCCAACGAAATAGGCGAAAATAAATTATATGCTGATTACTTGACCGAGATTGCAAAACCAATTCTTGATAAAGGAATTAGACCAGGCGTGTGGAGTGATATGTTATTAAGTAATCCGAACGAAATAAATGTATTACCAAAAGAATTCATTATTTGGGATTGGAATTATTGGGATGGTGATTCAGCACTGGAAAGAGTTATGGTTTGGGGAAAAGGCAGATTCGCAAAAGATGAAATTGATAAAACAATTATTGATAATTTCCCGGAAATATTTGATAACAATAAAAATTTACGATCTTTTTACACAAGCGATTTTCTAAAAAGAAATGGTTACGATGTTGTTCTTTGCAGTACTTCTCGTTCACATGGTGATGGTTTTTTTGCGGGTAGAAATAATCTGCATTCGGAAAATATAATTGGCGCTGCGCGAAAATCTTCTAAAGAAAATTTATTAGGAACGTGCGTAACTAATTGGGCTGTTCGTATTCCAAATTTTGAAACTCAAGAACAGTGGTTTTATTTAGCCCCATTAACTATTAAAAATCCTTCTTTTACTTATAATGAGTTAATTAAAACAACCTCAATTGCACTATTTGATTTTAATGGTACAGAATTATTTGATGATTTTAATAAAATTGGATTTTCATTTCCTCTTGCAAATACTAATACTACCGGCATAATGTGGACTGGACTTAAGGATTCTAAACCGGCACCTAATAATTATATAAATGAACTAATTGCTAGATGGAAAGCAAATGAGCAATTCAGCACAAATGCTGAAATAATAAAAAGTTCAGTTGATATAATTGCTAAGGGTATTTACGATTTTAATTTGCATATCCCAAAAGCTAATAGCGGATTCGAGATACTAAACAATTGGTCAAAAGCCGGATATTTTAATTATTGGCAATCAATTATTGCAAATGAAATTATTAATGTTGAAAGTGGAAAATCATCAAACAAAAAAGAGGAATTTGTTAAGCTACTTTATTCATTAAAAAAAGAATATATAAACTGGGCTTCAAGTTGGATGACAGATAAATCTGCCGATCAAAATGCATGTCTAATTTATGACTCAATCATATATTATTTTCTAAACCAATGA
- a CDS encoding Na+:solute symporter: MQLENADYIVILIYTILVSFIGYYAKRKVKNIEDYFAGGRSVPWWMAAISHHMSGYSAFAFVGHATIAYMSGFSIWTFFAVPIFIAMIIGAYVWAPKWVKLNVVTPIEYLEQRFDLKTRKLFAWSGISIKFIDEGVKLYSLSIIVHVVSGFPIEATIIGCGLVTMIYIMFGGLWATMLTDLMQFVVQFAASFILVYLVLNAVGGWSNMWKSLPEGHSSLFSDAISPWFMLVYLFVIILSYNGGTWGLAQRFYSIGKPSDAKKAAILSALLYLIYPLAIYIPIWSARLVIGEIENPEHAYVLVAQKFFSQVSPGMIGLFISSIFAATMSMISADLNSLSAVFTKDIYQRSINANASENKLVKIGMISTIVFGLLTIVSALITIHLEGAFNTMVEWYAAILGPISIPLLFGMIFRKPTWRGAIYSWASGFIAFVLVKFIIPMFTGIQTEFAHYTGAELLVSFTVFYFEGKINKQTPEEIQSVNRLFERIK; this comes from the coding sequence ATGCAATTAGAAAATGCTGATTATATAGTAATCTTAATTTATACGATTCTTGTTTCATTCATTGGATATTACGCAAAAAGAAAAGTAAAAAACATTGAAGATTATTTTGCCGGAGGAAGAAGTGTTCCATGGTGGATGGCTGCAATTTCACATCACATGAGCGGTTATAGTGCATTTGCTTTTGTGGGTCATGCTACAATAGCATACATGAGCGGTTTCTCTATCTGGACATTTTTTGCTGTACCTATTTTTATCGCAATGATTATTGGAGCTTATGTTTGGGCGCCAAAATGGGTGAAATTAAATGTCGTTACTCCAATTGAATATTTGGAGCAAAGGTTTGATTTGAAAACTCGTAAACTTTTTGCATGGAGCGGAATTAGTATAAAATTTATTGATGAAGGTGTTAAACTTTATTCACTTTCGATAATCGTACATGTTGTTTCCGGTTTTCCAATTGAAGCTACAATAATTGGCTGCGGTTTGGTAACAATGATTTACATTATGTTTGGCGGTCTTTGGGCAACAATGCTTACAGATTTAATGCAATTCGTTGTTCAGTTTGCAGCTTCATTTATACTTGTTTACTTAGTGTTAAATGCTGTTGGGGGTTGGTCAAATATGTGGAAAAGTTTACCCGAAGGACACTCCTCATTATTTAGTGATGCAATTTCACCTTGGTTCATGTTAGTTTATTTATTTGTTATAATATTAAGTTATAACGGCGGTACTTGGGGATTAGCTCAAAGGTTTTATTCAATAGGTAAACCTTCGGATGCAAAAAAGGCTGCAATATTATCCGCACTTTTATATTTAATTTATCCTTTAGCAATTTATATTCCAATTTGGTCTGCGCGGTTGGTAATAGGCGAAATTGAAAACCCGGAACATGCTTACGTTCTTGTTGCACAAAAGTTTTTTAGTCAAGTATCTCCCGGAATGATTGGATTGTTTATAAGTTCAATATTTGCCGCAACAATGTCAATGATAAGTGCCGATTTAAATTCATTATCAGCAGTATTTACAAAGGATATTTATCAAAGATCCATCAATGCAAATGCTTCTGAAAACAAACTTGTTAAAATCGGTATGATATCAACAATAGTATTTGGATTACTAACAATTGTTTCAGCTTTAATAACTATACATCTTGAAGGCGCCTTTAATACAATGGTTGAATGGTATGCGGCAATTCTGGGACCGATCTCAATTCCATTATTATTTGGAATGATATTTAGAAAGCCTACTTGGCGTGGTGCAATTTATTCTTGGGCTTCCGGGTTTATCGCGTTTGTACTTGTTAAGTTCATTATTCCAATGTTTACCGGAATACAAACCGAGTTTGCACATTATACCGGAGCAGAGCTATTAGTGTCTTTTACAGTATTTTATTTTGAAGGAAAAATAAATAAACAAACTCCAGAAGAAATACAAAGTGTTAACCGGTTATTTGAACGAATAAAATAG
- a CDS encoding amidohydrolase family protein, which produces MKLQIINGKILVPSGVVNSNLEIEDGVITSVSDKIKKDNSAKIIDAKNKFILPGFIDLHTNGIAGFDLTNGLYNSEKQSFSIIKEDYLNGIETSLKAYAKRGTTLVGFTTLEASIKKMKKIFQYIAEFKDYSNSKLNDIFYGIYMEGTFMKDKKFKGAHDSRFFFEPSIKLFNEFQKAAKGNIKIVNVVPEWGKPALKLIEYLNKQNVNCAAGHTGATGNEYSAAIKKGLNLAIHVLNGPSSTSYKPFDNGGALEAFLTSEKMFLEIIPDGYHVSKSYILDIIKRKGIDKCIAISDSMFSTNMKGVKQFKINNVKGRISNNGEYIHIVGKENMNSLFGSTLTMDKAFANLLTWFTQSIVGVWNKSHEPLSFESALVNASKMCSENPAKLLGIYSNEKSNQIIPTGSIEVGKRADIILSEITKNRKGYKINISKVFLKGVEI; this is translated from the coding sequence ATGAAGTTACAAATTATTAATGGAAAAATACTTGTTCCTTCCGGAGTTGTTAACTCTAATCTTGAAATAGAAGATGGTGTTATAACTTCCGTATCGGATAAAATTAAGAAAGACAATTCCGCAAAAATTATTGATGCAAAAAATAAATTTATTTTGCCGGGTTTTATTGATCTTCATACAAACGGTATAGCCGGCTTTGATTTAACTAATGGATTATACAATTCTGAAAAACAGTCGTTTTCAATAATTAAAGAAGATTATTTAAACGGAATAGAAACATCATTAAAGGCTTATGCAAAACGTGGTACTACTCTTGTTGGCTTTACTACTCTCGAAGCATCAATAAAAAAAATGAAGAAAATCTTCCAATATATTGCCGAGTTTAAAGATTATTCCAATTCAAAACTCAATGATATTTTTTATGGCATTTATATGGAAGGTACCTTTATGAAAGATAAAAAATTTAAAGGTGCTCATGACTCAAGATTCTTTTTTGAGCCATCAATAAAATTATTTAATGAATTTCAAAAAGCAGCAAAAGGAAATATAAAAATTGTAAATGTTGTTCCGGAATGGGGAAAACCAGCTTTAAAATTAATTGAATATTTGAATAAACAAAATGTTAATTGTGCTGCAGGCCATACCGGTGCAACCGGTAATGAATATTCTGCCGCAATAAAAAAAGGACTAAATCTTGCCATTCATGTTTTAAACGGTCCATCATCAACATCCTACAAACCATTTGATAATGGAGGAGCGCTTGAAGCATTTTTAACTTCGGAAAAAATGTTTCTAGAAATTATTCCGGATGGTTATCACGTAAGTAAATCATATATACTTGATATAATAAAAAGAAAGGGAATTGATAAATGTATTGCAATTTCGGATAGTATGTTTTCAACAAATATGAAGGGCGTAAAACAATTTAAAATTAATAATGTGAAAGGTAGAATAAGTAACAACGGAGAATATATTCATATTGTTGGAAAAGAAAATATGAATTCCCTTTTTGGTAGTACTTTAACTATGGATAAAGCATTTGCAAATTTATTAACTTGGTTTACACAATCTATTGTTGGCGTATGGAATAAATCACACGAACCTCTTAGTTTTGAATCTGCACTTGTAAATGCATCAAAAATGTGTTCCGAAAATCCGGCTAAACTACTTGGTATTTATTCAAATGAAAAATCAAATCAAATAATTCCAACCGGAAGCATTGAAGTTGGGAAACGTGCAGATATAATTTTATCAGAAATTACTAAAAATAGAAAAGGTTATAAAATTAATATCTCAAAAGTTTTTCTAAAGGGTGTTGAAATCTAA
- a CDS encoding T9SS type A sorting domain-containing protein encodes MKYKSNLKIILFVLILSNIIVFPQKQRAMWVWNSSNEVNNIINNLGEYRKQLFDFCKSPHGNSDKKITHLFFSCSGAIYSYQENLKNFIAEASDSGITVEYLDGDPTWATYKQYNGFDRIAKVLEFNANSKNEKEKLKGIQFDVEPYLLTQARGYQPPHWDTDKMTVWETYVNYMDSCQTLVDNGDSNLIFGIAIPRWYENQVGLNELKRLQEKVDYVAIMDYNENAGVIINDAANEINYAEELNRKVWIGVETQEISPETVSFYEEGVSFMESQLDSALSVYGTNEVFLGFAIHAYKYYRLLIENPTAVEIDNNIQTPNDILLNQNFPNPFNPTTKIKYSIPINEKRETSNVKILVFDILGKEIATLVNQKQNPGNYEVTFDASEFNSGVYFYKIISGNFIETKKMILMK; translated from the coding sequence ATGAAATATAAATCTAATCTTAAAATTATTTTATTTGTTTTGATACTATCAAACATTATCGTTTTCCCGCAAAAGCAAAGAGCAATGTGGGTTTGGAATAGTTCAAATGAAGTGAATAATATTATAAATAATTTAGGAGAATACAGAAAACAATTATTTGATTTTTGCAAAAGTCCGCATGGAAATTCTGATAAGAAAATTACGCACTTATTTTTTAGCTGCAGCGGTGCAATTTATTCATACCAAGAAAATCTAAAAAATTTTATTGCAGAAGCCTCGGATAGCGGAATAACAGTTGAATATCTCGATGGTGATCCGACTTGGGCAACGTATAAACAATATAATGGTTTTGATAGAATTGCAAAAGTTTTAGAATTTAATGCAAATTCAAAAAATGAAAAAGAAAAACTAAAAGGTATTCAATTTGATGTTGAACCATATTTATTAACTCAAGCGAGAGGATATCAACCGCCACATTGGGATACAGATAAAATGACAGTATGGGAGACTTACGTAAATTATATGGATAGCTGCCAAACATTGGTTGATAACGGAGATAGTAATTTAATATTTGGTATTGCAATTCCACGTTGGTATGAAAATCAAGTTGGATTAAATGAACTCAAAAGGCTTCAAGAGAAAGTTGATTACGTTGCAATAATGGATTATAATGAAAATGCCGGAGTTATAATTAATGATGCAGCAAACGAAATTAATTATGCGGAAGAATTAAATAGAAAAGTATGGATTGGTGTTGAGACTCAAGAAATATCACCGGAAACAGTTTCTTTCTATGAAGAAGGTGTTTCATTTATGGAATCACAACTGGATAGTGCGTTGTCTGTATATGGAACAAATGAAGTCTTTTTAGGCTTTGCAATCCACGCATATAAATATTATAGATTGTTGATTGAAAACCCAACAGCAGTTGAAATAGATAATAACATTCAAACACCAAATGATATTTTACTTAATCAAAATTTTCCTAATCCGTTTAATCCAACAACTAAAATTAAATATTCGATTCCGATAAACGAAAAACGTGAAACGTCAAACGTGAAAATATTGGTATTTGATATTTTGGGAAAAGAAATTGCAACGTTGGTAAACCAAAAACAAAATCCGGGAAATTATGAAGTAACATTTGATGCGAGCGAATTTAACAGCGGGGTCTATTTTTACAAAATAATATCCGGAAATTTTATTGAAACTAAGAAAATGATTTTGATGAAATAA
- a CDS encoding DUF5009 domain-containing protein, giving the protein MKFESQKLSQTNRLASIDAFRGATIAGMIIVINPGSWKYIYPPLRHADWHGLTLADLVYPFFLFIVGVSIVFSFSKILEQNTSKKSIYLKIIKRTVLLFLLGMFINTFPGFDIINIRIMGVLQRIALCYLIVSVIFLNTKLPTQIFLSILFLFIYWAIMEWVFIPEVGYGFFEKGKNAAAYLDKFLLHGHMGYYEKMGEPEGFVSTLPSLSTTMFGLFAGYYLKKNKSPNKTIFAFLFFGILGVLLGLFWSIWLPINKHLWTNSYTLLTTGLALIVYSLFYYLIDVLNYKKIVKPFIVFGVNAILVYVLSIVVAKLINLPKFLTEDGNSYHMKALFYNNILAPIFGNFSASLIFALLYTSIWCGLMWILYNKKIFIKV; this is encoded by the coding sequence ATGAAATTTGAATCTCAAAAATTATCCCAAACCAATAGACTCGCATCAATTGATGCATTTAGAGGAGCAACAATTGCCGGAATGATAATAGTAATTAATCCCGGTAGTTGGAAATATATTTATCCACCGCTAAGGCACGCAGATTGGCATGGATTAACATTAGCTGATCTAGTTTATCCTTTCTTTTTATTTATTGTTGGAGTTTCAATAGTTTTTTCGTTCTCAAAAATTTTAGAACAAAATACTTCAAAGAAAAGTATTTATCTTAAAATTATTAAAAGAACTGTATTACTTTTTTTATTAGGAATGTTTATTAATACATTCCCGGGTTTTGATATAATTAACATACGTATAATGGGTGTCTTACAACGAATTGCACTTTGCTATTTAATTGTATCAGTAATCTTTTTAAACACAAAATTACCAACACAAATATTCCTTTCAATTTTATTCTTATTTATCTACTGGGCAATTATGGAATGGGTTTTTATTCCGGAAGTTGGATACGGTTTTTTTGAAAAAGGGAAAAATGCCGCAGCTTATTTAGATAAATTTTTATTACATGGTCATATGGGATATTATGAAAAAATGGGCGAACCGGAAGGATTTGTAAGTACGTTACCTTCACTTTCCACAACAATGTTCGGATTGTTTGCCGGATATTATTTAAAGAAAAATAAATCACCAAATAAAACAATATTTGCATTTTTATTTTTTGGAATTTTGGGAGTACTTTTAGGATTATTTTGGTCAATTTGGTTGCCAATCAATAAACATCTTTGGACAAATTCCTACACATTATTAACAACTGGTTTAGCTTTAATTGTTTATTCATTGTTTTATTATTTAATAGATGTTCTAAATTATAAAAAAATAGTAAAACCCTTTATTGTTTTTGGTGTGAATGCAATCTTGGTTTATGTACTTTCTATAGTAGTTGCCAAATTAATTAATTTACCAAAATTTTTAACTGAAGACGGAAATTCTTATCACATGAAAGCACTTTTTTACAATAATATTTTGGCTCCAATATTTGGAAATTTTAGTGCTTCATTAATATTTGCTTTATTGTATACTTCAATATGGTGCGGGTTGATGTGGATATTGTACAACAAAAAAATATTTATAAAAGTGTAA
- a CDS encoding glucosamine-6-phosphate deaminase: protein MKVDNLFVEIYKTRAECGFASANEIAKKIKELLYEKDSITMIFAAAPSQNEMLENLIKISEIDWNRITAFHMDEYVGIDPQAPQAFGQFLRDRIFDKVPFKQIHIIETKGKDINNVCEEYSKLLNEKPIDIVCMGIGENGHIAFNDPPFADFNDSKFVKVVELDEVSRQQQVNDGCFKKIDDVPKQAITLTIPALFSGQYLFVIVPGKTKAKAVKETLRGPITENCPATILRNHKNTKLYLDIDSSALL, encoded by the coding sequence ATGAAAGTTGATAATCTATTTGTCGAAATATATAAAACAAGAGCGGAATGTGGTTTTGCATCGGCAAATGAAATTGCAAAAAAAATAAAAGAATTATTGTATGAAAAAGATTCTATCACAATGATTTTTGCTGCTGCTCCATCACAAAATGAAATGTTAGAAAACTTAATAAAAATAAGCGAAATTGATTGGAATAGAATTACCGCTTTTCATATGGATGAATACGTTGGCATTGATCCCCAAGCTCCGCAAGCGTTTGGTCAATTTTTAAGAGATAGAATTTTTGATAAAGTTCCATTTAAACAAATACATATTATTGAAACAAAAGGAAAAGACATCAATAATGTTTGTGAGGAATATTCAAAATTGTTAAATGAAAAACCAATTGATATTGTATGTATGGGAATTGGGGAAAATGGACATATTGCATTTAATGATCCGCCTTTTGCTGATTTTAATGATTCAAAATTTGTAAAAGTTGTAGAATTAGATGAAGTATCAAGACAGCAGCAAGTTAACGATGGTTGCTTTAAGAAAATTGATGACGTACCAAAGCAAGCAATAACATTAACAATTCCAGCGCTTTTTTCTGGACAATATTTATTTGTAATTGTTCCGGGAAAAACAAAAGCTAAAGCAGTTAAGGAAACTTTACGCGGACCAATTACAGAAAATTGTCCCGCAACAATTTTACGAAATCATAAAAACACTAAACTTTATTTAGATATTGATTCATCAGCATTATTATAA